In Corynebacterium endometrii, one DNA window encodes the following:
- a CDS encoding M20/M25/M40 family metallo-hydrolase — MTSASSTPSSTPQAPALGAPLARIWDDLAAMVAYHSVHGDPALRADYESNVDWIVGAFSRLGIELERIECVDESVALVGAKPAVNGAPTVLLYAHHDVVPAGERGEWEQDPLTLTQRTREDGSARWHGRGTADCKGNIAMHLEALRRLGPLDRVDTGIRVLIEGSEENGGEGLHDLLAKRPELFAADAIIVADTGNAAPGLPCLVTLLRGSAQIRVRCQTLTSPAHSGKFGGVAPDATAALMRTLDSLRDEEGRTRIDGIDCTGHWHGAGYDPERFASDAGVVQGGELIGHPDAEEVADAVWARPAVTVTGFSSTPVEEAVNAVPAEAAAQVNLRVPPRLKDDEGHRLSTEDAARLLAAHLHEHVPWGARLEVDIQDTSTGYQAEAGGLNLLRDCLTEAYGTPAREIGTGGSIPLTVDLHEAFPEAAIALLGVADTSAAIHSPDESVDPQEIVHMAEAEALFISRYGQKPRG, encoded by the coding sequence ATGACTTCCGCTTCCTCCACTCCTTCTTCCACGCCCCAGGCGCCGGCGCTTGGGGCGCCGCTGGCCCGCATCTGGGATGACCTGGCGGCGATGGTCGCCTACCACTCCGTGCACGGGGATCCCGCCCTGCGCGCCGATTATGAGTCCAATGTGGACTGGATAGTCGGCGCTTTCTCACGCCTGGGCATTGAGCTGGAAAGGATAGAGTGCGTCGATGAGTCGGTGGCCCTCGTGGGGGCTAAGCCGGCGGTCAACGGCGCGCCGACGGTGCTTTTGTACGCGCACCATGACGTGGTCCCCGCCGGTGAGCGCGGCGAATGGGAGCAGGATCCGCTCACGCTAACCCAGCGGACCCGCGAGGATGGTTCGGCCCGCTGGCACGGCCGCGGCACGGCTGACTGCAAGGGCAATATCGCCATGCACCTGGAGGCCCTGCGCCGGCTCGGCCCGCTGGACCGGGTGGATACCGGAATCAGGGTGCTCATCGAGGGCTCGGAGGAAAACGGCGGCGAGGGCCTGCACGATCTGCTGGCCAAGCGGCCGGAGTTGTTTGCCGCGGACGCCATCATCGTGGCGGATACGGGCAACGCGGCGCCGGGGCTGCCGTGCCTGGTGACGCTGCTTCGGGGCTCGGCACAGATCCGCGTGAGGTGCCAGACGCTGACCTCGCCGGCGCACTCGGGCAAGTTCGGCGGGGTGGCGCCGGATGCCACCGCGGCGCTGATGCGCACGCTGGATTCCCTGCGCGATGAGGAGGGCCGCACGCGCATCGACGGCATCGACTGCACGGGCCACTGGCACGGCGCGGGCTACGACCCGGAGCGTTTCGCGTCCGACGCCGGCGTGGTCCAAGGCGGCGAGCTCATCGGCCACCCGGACGCAGAGGAGGTGGCGGACGCGGTCTGGGCCCGCCCGGCCGTGACCGTCACCGGCTTTAGCTCCACGCCCGTCGAGGAGGCGGTCAACGCCGTGCCGGCCGAAGCCGCGGCCCAAGTCAACCTGCGCGTGCCGCCGCGCCTGAAGGACGATGAGGGCCACAGGCTAAGCACCGAGGATGCCGCGCGGCTGCTCGCCGCCCACCTCCACGAGCACGTGCCGTGGGGCGCGCGCCTCGAGGTGGATATCCAGGACACCTCGACCGGCTACCAGGCCGAGGCCGGCGGCCTTAACCTGCTGCGCGACTGCCTGACCGAGGCGTACGGCACCCCGGCGCGCGAAATTGGCACGGGCGGTTCCATCCCGCTGACCGTGGACCTGCACGAGGCCTTCCCGGAGGCGGCCATCGCGCTTTTGGGCGTGGCGGATACCTCAGCGGCCATCCACTCCCCCGACGAGTCCGTGGATCCGCAGGAAATTGTCCACATGGCCGAGGCGGAAGCCCTCTTCATCTCGCGCTACGGCCAAAAGCCGCGGGGTTAA